CAGCCGCTGCCCGGCCTGGACCACCGGGCCACGGCGGTGCGTTCCGCGGCCGGCCTCGCGGACGGCGGCCGACGGGTCCTGCTGCTCGCGCTGGACGGCTCCCCCGCCTACCGCACCGGCCTGACGGTGGCCGAACTGGCCGGCGTGATGCGGACGCTGGGCGCCGTCGACGCCTTCAGCCTCGACGGCGGCGGCTCCTCCACCCTGGTCGCGCGCGAGCCCGGCACGACGGCGGTGACCGTCCGCAATCACCCGTCCGGCGGCGTCGAGCGCCCGGTGCCGAACGGGATCGGGGTGTTCTCGACGGGGTGAGCCCCCTTCCCTCCGGCCTGCGGCGGGCCTCAGGGCCTCAGGCTGCTCACGATGTCCGCGGTCGCCGTCAGGCCGCTCTGGATGGTGGGGGCGATGCTGGTGCTGGCCAGGTAGAAGCCGAGCAGCAGGCAGACCAGCGCGTGGGAGATCTTCAGGCCGCCGTTGCGCAGAAAGATCACCGCAAGGACCAGAAGCAGCAGCACCACTGAGATGGAAACGGCCATCGTCAACCTCCTCCGCCACGCCGTCACGCGTCCGGTTCACGGCGTTCGGCCGCAAGTGTGGCGTAGCGGAGGGTTCGTCCGTGCCGCTGCGCTGTCCTCCGTTCGTGTGGTGTCTAGGCCTGGGTGTGGGTGTCGAGGAAGGTGGCGAGGCCCGCGAGGTCGTCGGTGTTCAGGTGGTCGGCGCCCGCGGCGAGCAGTTCGGTCCACACCGCGTCCCGCTGCGGGCCCGGCTGGTCGGGGGTGGCCCAGAACCGCACCCGCTGCCCGCGCGCGTGCGCCGTCCGCACGATGTCGTGCAGCTTCTGCCGCTCGGCCGCGGGGAACGCGCCGACGCCCTGCCAGGTGAAGTGCCGCGTCCAGTTGTCGCTGATGAGTGGGGCGAAGGAGGCGGTCGCGGGGCCGCCGAGGTCGGTGAGCCGGCCGTCGTAGAAGGCGCGGCGGACGGTCTGCGCCTCCATGGGGCCGCGGGCGGCCCGGTCGCCGGAGACGACGGCGGTGACCGGGCCGGGGAACACCCGGCCGTGGGCGTAGGTGGTGAACAGGCGGTGGTGGCGGCGCAGGAGCCGGTCCAGCTCCCGGTAGGTCGAGGAGCCCTCGGTCTTGAGGTCGACGAGCAGCTGGAGGGAGCCCCGGTGGCCCCGGTACACCGAGCCGTGGTGGGCGCGGACGCGGGCGGCGAGCGGGTCGAGGTAGAGGGCTTCGAGGGTGCGGGCGGGGTCGAGGTCCTCCGGGTCGTGGGCGACGAGCAGCCGGCCGTCGACGAGGAAGACATCGGCCTCGACGCTGCCGAAGCGGTGGTCGAGGGCGTCGAGCAGGGGGCGTGGGTGCTCGTAGTCGTTGTGGGCGTGGGCGCGCCACAACGGCCGTGGTCCGTGGCGCTGTTCACCGGCGAGCGCGCCTTGCGCGGGCAGGGTGACGGCGCCCGCGAGGGCGGCGCCGAGGGTGGTGAGGGCTCTGCGGCGGGTGGTGAGGGCCATGCGCTGCCTCCCTGGGGAGCCGGAGGGGACGCAGCGAGTATGCGATCGGCGGGGGCCCGACGGGCCCGTGCGTGCGGGGAGTTGGCCTGAGTGCCGTCAGGTGTTCACCTCGCCGGGCGGCGGGCACGGGAAAGCCCGCCCCTGGTGGGGCGGGCTTTCCCGGCGGTCCGTCAGGGGGCCCGCAGGTCCACCAGTTCGGCCAGCGCCGCGCGGTGGGCGCCCGCGGTGCCGTAGGCGATCGAGTCGGCCTTGGCCCGCTTGAGGTAGAGGTGCACGGGGTGTTCCCAGGTCATGCCGATGCCGCCGTGCAGTTGCAGTGCCTCCTCGGCGGCGCGGACGGCGACCGGAGCGGCGTATGCCTGGGCGACCGCGACCGCCACCTCGGTGTCGTGGCCGGTCGCGAGGGCGTCGGCGGCGGCACGGGCGGCGGCGCGCAGGCTGACGACCTCGAGCCACAGCTGGGCGAGCCGGTGCTTCAGCGCCTGGAAGCCGCCGACCGGCCGGTTGAACTGCTTGCGGTCCTTGAGGTAGCGGACGGTCTCGGTCAGGCTCCAGTCGGCGAGTCCCAGTTGTTCGGAGGCCAGCAGTCCGGCCGCGGAGCGCAGGGCCCGGCGCACGGCCGGTTCGGCGGCTCCGATCCGGCGGGCCGGGGCGCCGTCGAGGGTGACGGTGGCGAGCGGCCGGGTGAGGTCGAGCGACGGCTGCGGGGTGACGGTCGCGTCGGCGGCGTCGACCGCGTGCAGGCCGCCGTCGTCGCCGGGCACGAGCAGGACGTCCGCGACGGCGGCGTCCGCGATGCCGGTCAGCTCCCCGCGCAGGGTGCCGCCGTCGACGTGTACGGTCCGCACCGTGCCGCCCGCCGTCGCGTTCAGCGCGACGGCGAGGGCGCCGATCCTGCGGCCGGCGGCCAGGTCCTCGACCAGATCGCCGGCGTCGTCGCAGGCCAGCAGCGCCTCGGTGGCGACGACCGCGCTCGTCAGGAAGGGCACGGGTGCGACCGCGCGCCCCAGCTCCTCCAGGACGACGGCGGCCTCGCGGTGGGTGGCGCCCTGGCCGCCGCGCTCCTCGGGCACCAGCAGTCCGGCCAGGCCCATGCCGTCGGTGAGGTCCTTCCACAGCCGCGGGTCGTGCGGGGTGTCCGACTCGGCGCGCGCGATGACGGCGGCCGGGTCGCAGCGGTCGGCGAGGAGGCCGCGGAGGGCGGCGCGCAGCGCCTCTTCCTCCTCCGAGTACAGCAGGTCGGGGTCGGTCATCGGGCGAGGTCCTTCCAGGCGACGTCCTTGTCGGTGCGCGGTTCGGCGGGCAGGCCGAGGACGCGCTCGGCGACGATGTTCAGCAGGACCTCGCTGGTCCCGCCCTCGATGCTGTTGCCCTTGGAGCGCAGGTAGCGGTATCCGGCGTCGCGGCCGGTGAAGTCCACCTTCTCCGGGCGGCGCATGGTCCAGTCGTCGTAGAGCAGGCCCTCCTCGCCGCGCAGTTCGACCTCCAGGCCGCTGATGGCCTGGTTGAGGCGGGCGAAGGCCAGCTTCATGCCGGCGCCCTCCGGGCCGGGCTGCCCGGCGACGAGCTGCTGGCGCAGCCGTTCGCCGGTGAGGCGGGCGACCTCGGCCTCCACCCAGAGGGTGAGCAGCCGCTGGTGCAGGTCGTGGGTGCGCAGTCCGGGGCGTTCGCGCCAGGTCCGGGAGACCGGGCCGATCATGCCGCCCTCGCGCGGGATGCGCATGCCGCCGATGGCGACGCGTTCGTTGTTCAGCGTGGTCTGGGCGACCCGCCAGCCGTCGCCGACCTCGCCGAGCCGGTGAGCGTCGGGGATGCGGACGCCGGTGAGGAAGACCTCGTTGAACTCGGCCTCGCCGGTGATCTGGCGCAGCGGGCGCACCTCGACGCCGGGGTCGGTCATGTCGCACAGGAAGTAGGTGATGCCGCGGTGCTTGGGCACGTCCGGGTCGGTGCGGGCGATGAGGATGGCCCAGCGGGCGACGTGGGCGCTGGAGGTCCACACCTTCTGCCCGTCGACGACCCATTCGTCGCCCTCGCGGACGGCCCGGGTGCCGAGCGCGGCCAGGTCGGATCCGGCGCCGGGCTCGCTGAAGAGCTGGCACCACACCTCCTCGCCGGTCCACAGGGGCTTGAGGAAGCGCCGCTTCTGCTCCTGCGTGCCGTACTGCAGGATGGTCGGGGCGGCCATGCCGAGGCCGATGCCGATGCGCCGGGGGTCGTTGTCGGGGGCGCCGGCGGCCTCCAGTTCGGCGTCGACGACGGCCTGGAGGGAGCGTGGGGCGCCCAGTCCGCCGAGGCCCTCCGGGAAGTGCACCCAGGCGAGTCCGGCGTCGAAGCGGGCCCGCAGGAACTCCAGCCGGCCGGTGCCGGCGGGCGGGTGCGCGGCCAGGAACTCCTGGGTGCGGCGGCGCAGTTCGGTGGCGTCGGTCATCGGGCCTCCTCCGTCATGACGGCGATCCGGCCGGTGCTGCGGCCGTCGGCGACCTTCTGCACGGCCGCCGCGGCCCCGGCGAGCGGGACGCGCTCGCTGACCAGCGGCTTGATCGCGCCCCGGGCGGCCAGGTCGGTGAGCTGGTCGTGGCAGTGCCGGACCAGCTTCGGGTTCTTGGTGTTGTACAGGCCCCAGTGCAGGCCGAGGACCGAGTAGTTCTTCACCAGGGCGTGGTTGAGCGCGGGGCTCGGGATGGTGCCGCTCGCGAAGCCGACGACCACGATCCGCCCTTCGAAGGCGACCGTCTTGGCGGACTGGGTGTAGGCCTCCCCGCCCACGGGGTCGTAGATCACGTCGGCGCCCCGGCCGCCGGTGGCCTCCTTGACGGCGGCGACGACGTCCTCGGTCCGCCGGTCGATCACGGTGTCGCAGCCCAGTTCCCGGGCGACGGCGGCCTTGTCGGCACCGCCGACGACACCGATGACGGTGGCGCCGGCCGCCTTGCCGAGCTGGACGGCCGCGCTGCCGACGCCGCCCGCGGCGGCGTGGACGAGCAGGGTCTCGCCGGCCTGGAGGCCGGCCCGCCGGTGCAGGCCGAACCAGCCGGTCTGGTAGCCGATGTGCAGGGCGGCGGCCTCGGCGTCGTCCAGCGACTCGGGGGCGGGCAGCAGGACGGCGGCGTCCGCGACGGCGTACTCGGCGAAGCCGCCGTACGGCAGCGCGGGGTTGCCGATGACCCGGCGGCCGTCCTCGGTCTCGCCGCAGATCTCCACTCCGGGGGTGAAGGGCAGCGGCGGCCGGATCTGGTACTGGCCCCGGCACAGCAGCGCGTCCGGGAAGTTGACGTTCGCGGCGCGCACTCTCACCAGGACCTGGCCGTCACCGGGTGTGGGGCGCTCGGCCTCCGCCAGGCGCATCACCTCGCCCGGCTCGCCGTTCTCGTGCACGTGCCATGCCTGCATGCGGTGCCTCCACGGGGGACTGCTTCGTCTGACCGGGGTCGGATCGCATACTAAGCGGTCGCTTGCCGTTCAGGGAACAGCCGGAGGGGCACCCGTCTGATCCGGGGCTCACCCGCCGGCCGCGCTCTTCGGCCGCGCCCGCACGTGCATCCGCTCGCCCTGCGGGCCGAACAGGCTGAGGAACTCCACCGGCCCCTCCCCGGTCGACCCGAACCAGTGCGGCACCCGGGTGTCGAACTCCGCCGCCTCCCCGGACGTGAGCACCACGTCGTGCTCGCCCAGCACCAGCCTGAGCCGCCCGGCCAGCACGTACAGCCACTCGTAGCCCTCATGCGTCTGCGGGGCCGGGTCCAGGCGCCGCTTCGGCTCGATGATCTTGTACGCCTGGAGTCCGCCGGGCTGCCGGGTGAGCGGGATCAACGTCCGGCCGTCCCGCTCGATCGGCTTGACGGGCCGCACCCGGGGGTCCCCGACCCGCGGCGCGCCGACCAGTTCGTCCAGCGGGACCTGGTGGGCCTGGGCGATCGGCAGCAGCAGCTCCAGGGACGGCCTGCGCCGGCCGGACTCCAGCCGCGACAGCGTGCTCACCGAGATGCCGGTCGCCTCGGACAGCGCCGCGAGCGTCACCTCCTTCTCCTTGCGGATCCGCCGCAGTCTCGGGCCCACGCCCGCCAGAACCTCATCGGTACCCATGACTCACATTGCAGTTTCGGCAAACTTGTTTGTCAATGCCGCCCTGCCCGCGCGACCGTCGGACGCGGAGGTGGTCACATGACCGAGCATTCGACCGAGACCCGCGCGGCGACCGGCGGGGCGGCCCGGCAGCCCGAGGGAACCGAGACGTACGAGGTGGTCGTCGTCGGCGGCGGCAGCGCCGGCCTGTCCGCCGCGCTGGTCCTGGGCCGGGCCCGCCGCCGGACGCTCGTCGTCGACGCCGGCGAGCCCCGCAACGCGCCCGCCGCCCACATGCAGGGCTATCTCTCCCGCGACGGCATGCCGCCCGCCGACTTCCTGGCCCTCGGCCGCGAGGAGGTCGCCCGCTACGGCGTCGAGCTGGTCCGGGACCGGGCGGTGGACGTCACCCGGGACGGGGACTTCGCCGTGGCGCTGGAGAGCGGCCGGACCGTGCGGGCCCGGCGGCTGATCGTCACCACCGGCCTGCGGGACGAGCTGCCCGCCGTGCCCGGGGTCGCCGAGCGGTTCGGGCGCGATGTGCTGCACTGCCCGTACTGCCACGGCTGGGAGGTGCGCGACCGGGCCTTCGGCGTGCTCGCCGCGTCACCGCTGAGCGTGCACCAGGCGCTGATGGTCACCCAGTGGTCGAAGGACGTGACGTTCTTCCTGCACACGGTCGCCGGGGACGACCTGCCGGACGGCGATCTGCGCAGGCTCGCCGCGGCCGGGGTGACCGTCGTGCCCGGCGAGGTGGCGGAGGTGGTGGCCGAGGACGACCGGCTCACCGCGGTCCGGCTCGCGGACGGCTCCGCGCACGCCCGCGAGGTGCTGTTCGTCTCCCCGCGCCCGGTGCCGCGGACCGGGCTGCTGGAGCGGCTGGGCGCCGCCTTCCACGAGACCCCGTTCGGCAGCTACCCCGTGGTGGACGCGCACGGCCTGACCAGCGTCCCCGGCGTCTGGGCGGCGGGCAACGCGATCGGCTTCGCCGAGCAGGTCGTCCACGCGGCGAGCGGCGGCTACCGGGCCGCCGCCGCGCTCAACGGGGAACTGCTGATGACCGACCTGGACTCCGCGGTGCGGGTGTAGACCCGGCCGTGCCGGTGCACCATGACTGCATGCTGCTGGCCCGGCTCGCCCAGGTGTCCCGGGAGGTCGCCGCCACCTCGGCGCGCTCCCGCAAGACCGCGCTGCTCGCGGAGCTGTTCCGCGAGGCACAGGCGGCGGACGTCCCCGTG
Above is a genomic segment from Streptomyces glaucescens containing:
- a CDS encoding phosphatidylinositol-specific phospholipase C/glycerophosphodiester phosphodiesterase family protein, producing the protein MALTTRRRALTTLGAALAGAVTLPAQGALAGEQRHGPRPLWRAHAHNDYEHPRPLLDALDHRFGSVEADVFLVDGRLLVAHDPEDLDPARTLEALYLDPLAARVRAHHGSVYRGHRGSLQLLVDLKTEGSSTYRELDRLLRRHHRLFTTYAHGRVFPGPVTAVVSGDRAARGPMEAQTVRRAFYDGRLTDLGGPATASFAPLISDNWTRHFTWQGVGAFPAAERQKLHDIVRTAHARGQRVRFWATPDQPGPQRDAVWTELLAAGADHLNTDDLAGLATFLDTHTQA
- a CDS encoding acyl-CoA dehydrogenase family protein → MTDPDLLYSEEEEALRAALRGLLADRCDPAAVIARAESDTPHDPRLWKDLTDGMGLAGLLVPEERGGQGATHREAAVVLEELGRAVAPVPFLTSAVVATEALLACDDAGDLVEDLAAGRRIGALAVALNATAGGTVRTVHVDGGTLRGELTGIADAAVADVLLVPGDDGGLHAVDAADATVTPQPSLDLTRPLATVTLDGAPARRIGAAEPAVRRALRSAAGLLASEQLGLADWSLTETVRYLKDRKQFNRPVGGFQALKHRLAQLWLEVVSLRAAARAAADALATGHDTEVAVAVAQAYAAPVAVRAAEEALQLHGGIGMTWEHPVHLYLKRAKADSIAYGTAGAHRAALAELVDLRAP
- a CDS encoding acyl-CoA dehydrogenase family protein, whose amino-acid sequence is MTDATELRRRTQEFLAAHPPAGTGRLEFLRARFDAGLAWVHFPEGLGGLGAPRSLQAVVDAELEAAGAPDNDPRRIGIGLGMAAPTILQYGTQEQKRRFLKPLWTGEEVWCQLFSEPGAGSDLAALGTRAVREGDEWVVDGQKVWTSSAHVARWAILIARTDPDVPKHRGITYFLCDMTDPGVEVRPLRQITGEAEFNEVFLTGVRIPDAHRLGEVGDGWRVAQTTLNNERVAIGGMRIPREGGMIGPVSRTWRERPGLRTHDLHQRLLTLWVEAEVARLTGERLRQQLVAGQPGPEGAGMKLAFARLNQAISGLEVELRGEEGLLYDDWTMRRPEKVDFTGRDAGYRYLRSKGNSIEGGTSEVLLNIVAERVLGLPAEPRTDKDVAWKDLAR
- a CDS encoding NADPH:quinone oxidoreductase family protein, which translates into the protein MQAWHVHENGEPGEVMRLAEAERPTPGDGQVLVRVRAANVNFPDALLCRGQYQIRPPLPFTPGVEICGETEDGRRVIGNPALPYGGFAEYAVADAAVLLPAPESLDDAEAAALHIGYQTGWFGLHRRAGLQAGETLLVHAAAGGVGSAAVQLGKAAGATVIGVVGGADKAAVARELGCDTVIDRRTEDVVAAVKEATGGRGADVIYDPVGGEAYTQSAKTVAFEGRIVVVGFASGTIPSPALNHALVKNYSVLGLHWGLYNTKNPKLVRHCHDQLTDLAARGAIKPLVSERVPLAGAAAAVQKVADGRSTGRIAVMTEEAR
- a CDS encoding helix-turn-helix domain-containing protein; translation: MGTDEVLAGVGPRLRRIRKEKEVTLAALSEATGISVSTLSRLESGRRRPSLELLLPIAQAHQVPLDELVGAPRVGDPRVRPVKPIERDGRTLIPLTRQPGGLQAYKIIEPKRRLDPAPQTHEGYEWLYVLAGRLRLVLGEHDVVLTSGEAAEFDTRVPHWFGSTGEGPVEFLSLFGPQGERMHVRARPKSAAGG
- a CDS encoding NAD(P)/FAD-dependent oxidoreductase translates to MTEHSTETRAATGGAARQPEGTETYEVVVVGGGSAGLSAALVLGRARRRTLVVDAGEPRNAPAAHMQGYLSRDGMPPADFLALGREEVARYGVELVRDRAVDVTRDGDFAVALESGRTVRARRLIVTTGLRDELPAVPGVAERFGRDVLHCPYCHGWEVRDRAFGVLAASPLSVHQALMVTQWSKDVTFFLHTVAGDDLPDGDLRRLAAAGVTVVPGEVAEVVAEDDRLTAVRLADGSAHAREVLFVSPRPVPRTGLLERLGAAFHETPFGSYPVVDAHGLTSVPGVWAAGNAIGFAEQVVHAASGGYRAAAALNGELLMTDLDSAVRV